One genomic segment of Nitrososphaera sp. includes these proteins:
- a CDS encoding hydantoinase/oxoprolinase family protein has product MQNNQEARRIRIGIDVGGTFTKAVAIDMQRGGIVGKITVPTTHSSAEGVSTGIVTALRSLLEKNSILKSEVELISHSTTQAVNALLEGDTAKVGIIGMGVGLEKSNVVKRTNVKDIELAPNKYLRTCYRFLDTSKYLEDPEVRSAISELKAEGAEVIVVSEAYGVDDPSNEAFVMERSDIPATAGHELTGIYGLEIRTLTAAINAGILPKAIATAKFVESAVKNEGISAPVLIMKGDGGVTDMGTFQSKPIITVLSGPAASVAGALLHLRVIDGVFVEVGGTSTNVCVIKDGRPEVRYVTIMQHPTCIRSLDVRVAGVAGGSLVRWSGRKVTDVGPRSAHIAGLPYSCFALPEELEGGQIVTFAPLAGDPLDYVAIESGGKRFAITNTCAANALGLVPEGDYARANQESAKMALSILAKRTGVTMEQVASSILDISSKKILELVEPMIKEYKLKKDRVVFVGGGGGASVLVPYVARRMELQSKIAEHAEVISSIGVAAAMIREESERTVANPKPEDIAELTDAVKNAALARGALPESITVQSEYLSERSILRAVAMGNVSLDIGTVNAQEINEQEAHVLACELFGVSEGVQRIFDMKNYHIFACELSKKKLFLKSRRQPVLILDKYGRVRLSLDNASVVNGKPGEVADRVEEILSERKKSGEDLAPQVHLLDGIKLVDFSSLSAPEHVSKAVRDELRNATAENVAAIIRV; this is encoded by the coding sequence ATGCAAAATAATCAGGAAGCCAGAAGGATACGTATAGGGATCGATGTCGGCGGGACCTTTACCAAGGCCGTAGCAATAGACATGCAGCGCGGAGGCATTGTTGGCAAAATCACCGTTCCCACAACCCATTCTTCCGCGGAAGGCGTCTCGACCGGCATCGTAACTGCCCTGAGGTCGCTTCTTGAGAAAAACTCTATCCTAAAGTCGGAGGTTGAACTTATCTCCCACAGCACTACGCAGGCTGTAAACGCGCTCCTTGAGGGCGACACCGCCAAGGTCGGCATAATAGGAATGGGAGTTGGTCTTGAAAAGTCCAATGTGGTCAAGCGGACAAACGTAAAGGACATTGAACTTGCCCCGAACAAGTACCTCCGGACTTGCTACCGGTTTCTGGACACGTCCAAGTACCTTGAAGACCCGGAGGTCCGAAGCGCAATTTCCGAGCTGAAGGCCGAGGGCGCAGAGGTAATTGTGGTAAGCGAAGCGTACGGAGTTGACGATCCAAGTAACGAGGCTTTTGTTATGGAGCGCTCGGACATCCCAGCAACTGCCGGCCATGAGCTCACCGGAATTTACGGTCTCGAGATTAGGACGCTTACCGCCGCAATTAACGCCGGTATTCTCCCGAAGGCAATAGCGACCGCAAAGTTCGTCGAGTCGGCCGTAAAGAACGAAGGCATTTCTGCGCCGGTCCTGATAATGAAGGGAGATGGCGGCGTCACGGACATGGGCACCTTTCAGTCAAAGCCCATTATCACCGTCCTCTCGGGCCCGGCTGCAAGTGTTGCCGGCGCACTATTGCACCTCCGGGTCATTGACGGCGTCTTTGTCGAGGTAGGCGGGACCTCCACCAACGTCTGCGTTATCAAGGACGGAAGGCCGGAAGTCCGGTACGTTACCATCATGCAGCACCCTACCTGCATCAGGTCGCTTGATGTCCGTGTCGCAGGAGTTGCAGGGGGGTCGCTTGTGCGATGGTCTGGAAGGAAGGTGACAGACGTGGGGCCGCGGTCAGCCCACATAGCAGGACTGCCTTATTCCTGCTTTGCCTTGCCGGAAGAACTTGAGGGAGGACAGATAGTCACGTTCGCCCCACTGGCCGGCGACCCTCTGGACTATGTCGCGATAGAGTCGGGGGGAAAAAGGTTTGCAATCACAAATACCTGCGCCGCAAACGCCCTTGGTCTCGTGCCGGAGGGAGACTATGCAAGGGCCAACCAGGAATCTGCAAAGATGGCTCTGTCAATCCTTGCAAAGAGGACCGGCGTCACTATGGAACAGGTCGCTTCTTCGATACTCGACATATCATCGAAAAAAATACTGGAGCTCGTGGAGCCGATGATAAAGGAGTACAAGCTGAAAAAGGACCGGGTGGTCTTTGTGGGTGGAGGCGGAGGGGCTTCTGTGCTTGTCCCATACGTTGCCCGGAGGATGGAGCTTCAGAGCAAGATCGCCGAGCACGCCGAGGTGATTTCTTCAATAGGAGTAGCGGCAGCCATGATCCGCGAGGAATCCGAGCGCACGGTGGCAAACCCCAAGCCCGAGGACATTGCAGAGCTGACCGACGCGGTAAAGAACGCCGCACTTGCCCGCGGCGCACTACCCGAATCAATCACAGTCCAGTCTGAATACTTAAGCGAGCGCTCTATCCTGAGGGCAGTGGCGATGGGCAATGTTTCGCTTGACATCGGGACTGTTAACGCCCAGGAAATCAATGAGCAGGAAGCACACGTCCTTGCATGCGAGCTGTTCGGGGTAAGCGAAGGGGTCCAGAGGATATTTGACATGAAGAACTACCACATTTTTGCATGCGAACTGAGCAAAAAGAAACTGTTTCTAAAATCAAGGCGCCAGCCGGTATTGATTCTCGACAAGTACGGCAGGGTAAGGCTGTCGCTTGACAACGCGTCAGTTGTTAACGGCAAGCCGGGCGAAGTCGCAGACAGGGTCGAGGAAATTCTCTCGGAGAGAAAAAAATCCGGCGAGGACCTTGCGCCGCAGGTGCACCTGCTAGACGGAATCAAGCTGGTGGACTTTTCAAGCCTCAGTGCTCCAGAGCACGTGTCAAAGGCCGTGAGGGACGAATTGCGAAATGCCACGGCTGAAAACGTGGCCGCCATAATCAGGGTTTAA
- a CDS encoding L-threonylcarbamoyladenylate synthase, protein MGYEVLKCDNAGIARCAEIIKGGGIVVYPTDTVYGIGCDPCNDKAVERVFEIKKRSGSKALPVLVRNLATADGLVTMGPLSRLLAGRFWPGGLTLLAPIRKPSRISRNVTAGSEYLAVRVPANDCLLQVLERVGMIVGTSANPSGSATCASAKEITASGLGGFDAVLDGGEIAASGVESTIVQEQMPYGNFSSLEFTDLTGRIQILRHGAVSDSDLESFLRSALRPEPREEAT, encoded by the coding sequence TTGGGCTATGAGGTCTTAAAATGCGACAATGCAGGAATTGCAAGATGTGCCGAGATTATCAAGGGAGGAGGAATCGTGGTTTACCCGACGGACACGGTGTATGGAATAGGCTGCGACCCCTGCAACGACAAGGCCGTGGAGCGGGTTTTTGAAATCAAGAAGAGGTCCGGCTCAAAGGCACTCCCCGTGCTAGTCCGAAATCTCGCCACTGCAGACGGCCTTGTCACCATGGGCCCGCTTTCCCGGTTGCTTGCAGGCAGATTCTGGCCCGGCGGGCTTACGCTCCTTGCCCCTATACGAAAGCCAAGCAGGATTTCACGAAACGTCACTGCAGGATCTGAATATCTTGCAGTCCGTGTGCCTGCAAACGACTGCCTTCTGCAGGTGCTGGAGAGGGTTGGCATGATCGTGGGCACAAGTGCAAATCCATCGGGCAGTGCAACGTGCGCAAGTGCAAAGGAAATAACCGCATCGGGTCTTGGCGGGTTTGACGCGGTGCTTGACGGCGGGGAAATCGCTGCCTCTGGAGTAGAATCGACCATAGTCCAGGAGCAGATGCCATACGGGAATTTCAGCTCATTAGAATTTACGGACCTGACCGGCCGCATCCAAATACTACGCCACGGCGCAGTATCCGACTCAGATCTAGAGTCGTTCCTGCGCTCCGCTTTGAGGCCGGAGCCGAGGGAGGAGGCTACATGA
- a CDS encoding THUMP domain-containing protein, producing MKDFNLLVSTFRFSEEFAQDEIMDLLEDLGDSEHESEISNVTGLILCRTSLDPFKAIEQITELVRSEPWHIRYLLRVIPIERAVEADTNLIAEAAASIGRAKMVAEDTFRITVEKRHSQLSSREVIESVAKVFSNKVRLENPDWVVLVEIVGATAGVSVLKPGQIFSSTIEKRHAE from the coding sequence ATGAAAGACTTTAACCTGCTGGTCTCTACATTCAGGTTCAGCGAGGAATTTGCCCAGGACGAAATCATGGACCTTCTCGAAGACCTGGGAGACAGCGAGCATGAGAGTGAGATTAGCAACGTCACCGGCCTGATCCTCTGCAGGACAAGCCTCGACCCTTTCAAGGCAATCGAACAGATTACGGAACTAGTAAGGTCCGAGCCGTGGCACATTCGCTACCTCCTGCGCGTGATTCCAATCGAGCGGGCTGTGGAAGCAGACACGAATTTGATCGCAGAAGCGGCTGCGAGTATCGGGCGCGCCAAGATGGTGGCGGAAGACACGTTTAGGATAACGGTGGAAAAAAGGCACTCCCAACTCTCCTCAAGGGAAGTGATTGAATCGGTGGCAAAGGTTTTTTCGAACAAAGTCCGGCTGGAAAACCCCGACTGGGTCGTACTCGTCGAGATTGTAGGCGCCACTGCCGGCGTCTCGGTGCTAAAGCCCGGGCAAATCTTCAGCTCGACCATCGAAAAAAGGCATGCCGAGTAG
- the cgi121 gene encoding KEOPS complex subunit Cgi121, with protein MQADFNPVAKVSGAPVTPFIYEISNYHVLVCGTNGIPPGTPPGPLVDKIRSETPAAVQVVDSDYVFGVQHARGICAVAIEAKKRGVMISKRLETEVLIRLALTAQISEAITRLGIKPGKPACFIAISSDGKEILKFGQRLASEELGGGVDNSSLAPSPRKMLAIISLHGWKKKQGGDIFTVKCFGDFMCERAAIMVR; from the coding sequence ATGCAGGCTGACTTTAACCCTGTAGCCAAAGTCAGTGGAGCCCCCGTCACTCCCTTCATTTATGAAATTTCAAACTACCATGTGCTTGTCTGCGGAACAAATGGCATCCCGCCTGGCACCCCTCCCGGGCCGCTTGTTGACAAGATAAGATCCGAAACGCCTGCCGCGGTTCAGGTTGTGGATTCGGATTATGTCTTTGGGGTGCAGCATGCAAGGGGAATATGCGCGGTCGCAATCGAGGCTAAAAAGAGAGGTGTCATGATTTCAAAGAGGCTGGAAACTGAAGTGCTGATTAGGCTGGCTCTGACGGCTCAGATATCAGAGGCGATAACCAGGCTTGGCATAAAACCGGGCAAGCCTGCGTGTTTTATAGCCATATCGTCTGACGGCAAGGAAATCCTAAAGTTCGGCCAGCGGCTTGCGAGCGAGGAACTTGGCGGAGGGGTAGACAACTCTTCTCTGGCGCCAAGCCCGCGCAAGATGCTCGCAATTATCTCCCTGCACGGATGGAAGAAAAAACAGGGTGGTGATATTTTTACCGTGAAGTGCTTTGGTGATTTTATGTGTGAGCGCGCTGCAATAATGGTCAGGTGA
- a CDS encoding MoaD/ThiS family protein — MITLRLLGGAKKAVGTQSVNFEGTSASVSEILDFLGKMAVEPRLLQRGNLIVAINGVDSASLGGDPRAVDGDVVTIVPVIHGG, encoded by the coding sequence TTGATAACGCTCAGGCTTTTGGGCGGCGCAAAAAAAGCCGTAGGAACGCAGTCCGTCAATTTTGAAGGTACTAGTGCTTCTGTTTCAGAGATTTTGGACTTTTTAGGCAAGATGGCTGTCGAGCCGAGGCTTCTGCAGAGAGGAAACCTCATTGTCGCGATAAACGGTGTCGACTCGGCATCCCTAGGCGGCGACCCCCGGGCTGTCGACGGCGACGTCGTGACCATCGTGCCCGTGATTCACGGCGGTTAG
- a CDS encoding 30S ribosomal protein S17e: protein MNRIKRISGELLEKHPKKFGLEFDGNKKAINELAIVRSKVLRNELAGHITAQLRKQAAQEKASLAASEGDEPDVVEGDEPAGEESE, encoded by the coding sequence ATGAATAGGATAAAGCGCATTTCCGGCGAGCTTTTGGAAAAGCATCCCAAAAAGTTTGGTCTGGAATTTGACGGTAACAAGAAGGCGATTAATGAGCTTGCAATAGTAAGGTCCAAGGTCCTGCGGAACGAGCTTGCGGGCCATATCACCGCCCAGCTTCGCAAGCAGGCCGCTCAGGAAAAGGCATCGCTTGCAGCTTCTGAGGGTGACGAGCCGGATGTGGTCGAGGGCGACGAGCCGGCCGGAGAGGAATCCGAGTAA
- a CDS encoding TatD family hydrolase: MPTDMLLDSHVHLTDSELLPYFPYILAGMKKMGIAACSVTVDVASSCKSLELFGGYREHVKQFIGIHPEAAEREYGQLDAFEVLFHDNIANLDGVGEIGLDRTYVERGLSYERQNAVFCKMLELAERGGKPVSIHSRRSLDDILAILGSYKVTTLLHWFAGSKKQLAKCMDMHRVFVSYGPALLYADDKKVLLQNSRPDRVLIETDGPVRYSRCFRDLPSMPTSFLVSVLAETSRVMGKTVEETKAMLEANASSYLGTG, from the coding sequence ATGCCAACGGATATGCTGCTCGACTCCCATGTGCACTTGACCGACAGCGAATTGCTCCCGTATTTCCCCTACATTCTGGCAGGAATGAAGAAAATGGGAATTGCGGCGTGCTCCGTCACGGTTGACGTGGCATCTTCCTGCAAAAGCCTAGAGTTGTTCGGAGGGTATAGGGAGCACGTCAAGCAGTTTATAGGAATTCACCCGGAGGCGGCTGAGCGCGAGTATGGACAACTCGACGCGTTTGAAGTCTTGTTCCACGACAACATTGCAAACCTAGACGGAGTGGGCGAGATAGGGCTCGACAGGACTTATGTCGAGCGCGGCTTATCGTACGAAAGGCAGAACGCGGTCTTTTGCAAAATGCTCGAGCTGGCAGAGCGCGGCGGAAAACCTGTCTCTATCCATTCGCGGCGGTCGCTTGACGACATTTTGGCAATCCTCGGCTCATACAAGGTGACCACCCTGCTCCACTGGTTTGCAGGAAGCAAAAAACAGCTAGCAAAATGCATGGATATGCACAGGGTTTTTGTCTCCTATGGGCCTGCACTCCTCTACGCAGACGACAAGAAAGTGCTGCTCCAGAACAGCCGCCCCGACCGGGTTCTCATAGAGACTGACGGGCCCGTAAGGTATTCCCGGTGCTTCCGCGACCTGCCTTCGATGCCTACATCGTTTCTTGTCAGCGTGCTGGCCGAGACCTCAAGGGTTATGGGCAAAACGGTGGAGGAGACAAAGGCCATGCTTGAGGCAAATGCATCATCTTACCTTGGCACAGGATAA
- a CDS encoding histone family protein, with translation MSSYSGPEFGLAPMYRIMKKSGADRVSDDAADELRKVVEEVAERIAKQAVDLSVHAGRKTIKPEDIRLASKNVVRV, from the coding sequence TTGTCTTCTTACTCGGGTCCGGAGTTTGGACTCGCGCCGATGTACAGAATCATGAAGAAGTCGGGGGCCGACAGGGTCAGCGACGATGCGGCAGACGAGCTGCGCAAGGTAGTCGAGGAGGTCGCGGAAAGGATTGCAAAGCAGGCTGTGGACCTTTCGGTGCACGCCGGCAGAAAGACCATCAAGCCCGAGGACATCAGGCTTGCTTCGAAAAATGTTGTAAGGGTCTAG
- a CDS encoding cysteine synthase family protein, whose product MTTVAKPEVIERIGQTPLIELSSFSTKSVKFYAKLEWHNPFGSVKDRAAYWMVKDAERRGILKKDRSIIIEPTSGNTGIALTGIASALGYKVEIVIPDKVSEETKQILRHLGATLHETSDDLCPRVGAGTDQSIALAKAISKPRPDIYYMPNQYENDANFLAHYESTGPEIWKQTDGRVTHFLTGCGTGGTITGTGTFLKEKNPNIKVVAIQAQPNHLLQGLRNFEESSMPELFKRREKVVDQWITATNKDSFDAVRQLVQKESLLVGPSSGSVMSSMLQVAGEIDSGVLVGIFADDGRKFKSLYVKENILSEQEYNSALQGAKHMSKLAYTLP is encoded by the coding sequence ATGACAACTGTAGCAAAGCCAGAAGTAATCGAGAGGATCGGCCAGACGCCCCTAATCGAGCTGTCCTCCTTTTCAACAAAAAGCGTCAAGTTCTATGCCAAACTCGAGTGGCACAACCCGTTCGGCTCGGTAAAGGACAGGGCAGCTTACTGGATGGTAAAGGACGCCGAGAGGCGCGGAATTTTAAAGAAAGACAGAAGCATCATAATCGAGCCGACATCCGGCAACACCGGAATTGCACTTACAGGTATTGCAAGCGCCCTTGGCTACAAGGTGGAAATAGTTATCCCCGACAAGGTCAGCGAAGAGACAAAGCAAATTTTGCGGCACCTGGGCGCTACGTTGCACGAGACTTCAGACGACCTCTGCCCAAGGGTCGGAGCCGGGACAGACCAGAGTATTGCCCTTGCCAAGGCCATTTCAAAGCCAAGGCCGGACATTTACTACATGCCCAATCAGTATGAAAACGACGCAAACTTTCTTGCCCATTACGAAAGCACAGGGCCGGAAATATGGAAGCAGACGGACGGCAGGGTGACGCACTTTCTAACAGGTTGCGGCACAGGCGGCACAATAACCGGCACTGGAACTTTTCTGAAGGAAAAGAACCCAAACATCAAGGTAGTTGCAATCCAGGCGCAGCCAAACCACCTGCTCCAGGGTCTTCGCAACTTTGAAGAGTCGTCCATGCCGGAACTGTTCAAGAGGCGCGAGAAAGTCGTGGACCAGTGGATAACTGCAACGAACAAGGATTCTTTTGACGCAGTTAGGCAGCTGGTGCAGAAGGAATCGCTCCTGGTCGGTCCCTCTTCGGGATCGGTGATGTCATCAATGCTTCAGGTCGCGGGAGAAATTGACAGTGGAGTTCTCGTTGGAATTTTTGCAGACGACGGAAGAAAATTCAAAAGCCTTTACGTGAAGGAAAACATCCTAAGCGAGCAGGAATACAACAGCGCGCTTCAGGGCGCCAAGCACATGTCAAAACTTGCCTATACTCTTCCCTAG
- a CDS encoding sulfurtransferase TusA family protein, with the protein MSASPPTKAIDVRGLYCPEPVFRTKMEIEKLKIGETLKIVADDPESEEDISRWVKRNGHELVALNKVQKDLEFVIKKAK; encoded by the coding sequence ATGAGCGCAAGCCCGCCGACAAAGGCAATCGACGTGAGAGGATTGTACTGCCCCGAGCCTGTCTTTAGGACCAAGATGGAAATTGAGAAATTAAAGATAGGAGAAACGCTCAAGATTGTCGCTGATGACCCGGAATCAGAGGAGGACATCTCCAGATGGGTCAAGCGCAACGGTCATGAGCTTGTCGCCCTCAACAAAGTACAAAAGGATCTGGAGTTTGTAATTAAAAAGGCCAAGTAA
- a CDS encoding PepSY domain-containing protein — translation MADLLRNNKKVIIPVVAVVAAALVGLVFFSSSDAFAQQSNGTGTNNLPYAMSGAKPTINGTISVPQIIKNQIKVSFSDAAKTAGDAISGGTVVAGRLGVMQGYLVYTFNVVNTSNNQAYIVIVDPGNGQVLYQSPRHAIGGMGFGIGHGGMMRHHGPGMGMWKGYGNSAQQPPAPQSQSGLTGQGLETTQY, via the coding sequence ATGGCAGACCTACTGCGAAACAACAAGAAGGTCATCATTCCTGTCGTCGCCGTGGTAGCGGCGGCGCTTGTAGGACTGGTGTTTTTTTCATCTTCAGATGCGTTCGCTCAGCAGTCAAACGGCACGGGGACAAACAACCTTCCGTATGCCATGTCTGGCGCCAAGCCGACCATTAACGGCACAATCAGCGTTCCTCAGATAATCAAGAACCAGATAAAGGTCAGCTTCTCCGATGCGGCAAAAACCGCAGGGGACGCGATTAGCGGAGGAACAGTGGTTGCAGGTCGCTTGGGCGTCATGCAGGGATACCTGGTCTACACTTTCAATGTCGTAAACACCTCGAACAACCAGGCATACATCGTGATTGTTGACCCGGGCAATGGCCAAGTGCTCTACCAGTCTCCACGACACGCAATCGGAGGCATGGGATTTGGAATTGGCCACGGCGGAATGATGAGGCACCACGGCCCAGGAATGGGAATGTGGAAAGGCTATGGCAATTCGGCACAGCAGCCCCCAGCACCACAGTCGCAAAGCGGCTTAACCGGACAGGGGCTTGAGACGACGCAGTACTGA
- the cofE gene encoding coenzyme F420-0:L-glutamate ligase, whose amino-acid sequence MSIQVIPLKVDREVAPGDRLEQVIADALELGSIPLLQGDVIVVAQKIVSKCESRVVRLSDVKVSARARRTAKRLSKDPAITELILQEASEVVAASRGIIITQTHHGFVCANSGVDQSNVGQGYAVLLPRDSDESAHKLRLALESRFGVNVAVIISDTFGRAFRMGQTNVAIGASGIEPIKSYIGSKDTFGNTLRVTEIAVADELAAAAELVMGKSIGVPAAIVRGYSHERSLARGSAKKLSRPKAEDLFR is encoded by the coding sequence TTGTCGATCCAGGTAATTCCGCTCAAGGTCGACAGAGAGGTTGCCCCCGGAGACAGGCTCGAGCAGGTCATAGCGGACGCACTTGAACTCGGTTCAATACCGCTTTTGCAAGGAGACGTCATTGTAGTCGCCCAGAAAATAGTCTCCAAGTGCGAATCGCGTGTCGTCAGGCTGTCAGACGTCAAGGTCTCGGCGAGGGCGCGCAGAACGGCCAAACGGCTGTCCAAGGATCCCGCGATAACCGAGCTTATCCTGCAGGAAGCGAGCGAGGTCGTCGCCGCAAGCCGCGGGATCATAATCACACAGACCCACCACGGATTTGTGTGTGCAAACTCTGGTGTTGACCAGAGCAACGTCGGGCAAGGCTACGCGGTATTGCTCCCGCGAGACTCCGACGAGTCTGCACATAAACTGAGATTAGCACTAGAGTCGCGGTTTGGCGTCAACGTTGCGGTAATCATTAGCGACACCTTTGGCAGGGCATTTCGAATGGGACAGACAAACGTAGCCATTGGGGCGTCCGGCATAGAACCCATCAAGAGCTATATCGGCTCAAAGGACACTTTTGGAAACACACTCAGGGTGACAGAGATAGCCGTGGCAGACGAGTTAGCCGCCGCTGCAGAGCTGGTGATGGGAAAATCCATAGGCGTTCCAGCGGCCATAGTCAGGGGATACTCCCATGAGCGCTCTCTGGCGCGCGGGTCTGCCAAAAAGCTCTCCAGGCCGAAGGCAGAAGACCTCTTCCGCTGA
- the serB gene encoding phosphoserine phosphatase SerB translates to MVKRRMLVVFDVEGVLLDAEYLPKLAELMGEAKAAEITKITNAGIRGDIVWEEGLRRRVHALRGIPFEDAKEIAEKLPLMYGAKELCSTLKKAGWKMIAVSGGFTLITDRLKDELGLDRIFSNELVFKEGVLDDVKMNVTSDKAAAVLPTIRDYGIRKEDTVVVVDGANDLKLFDIAELRVGFVPADVVRDKADEVIPSKDLTILLHLLQKKFGKAVLVNAANRR, encoded by the coding sequence TTGGTCAAGCGAAGAATGCTCGTTGTCTTTGACGTGGAAGGCGTGCTCCTAGACGCAGAGTACCTGCCAAAGCTTGCAGAGCTCATGGGTGAAGCCAAAGCGGCAGAGATTACAAAAATCACCAACGCAGGTATCCGCGGCGACATTGTCTGGGAAGAAGGACTCAGAAGACGCGTCCATGCTCTTCGCGGCATCCCATTTGAGGATGCGAAGGAAATTGCCGAGAAACTCCCGCTGATGTACGGGGCCAAAGAGCTTTGCTCCACTTTGAAGAAGGCAGGATGGAAGATGATCGCGGTTTCTGGAGGCTTTACGTTGATTACAGACAGGCTCAAGGACGAGCTTGGACTGGACAGGATTTTTTCAAATGAACTTGTCTTCAAGGAAGGCGTGCTTGACGACGTCAAGATGAACGTCACATCTGACAAGGCAGCAGCGGTTCTGCCCACTATCAGGGACTACGGCATAAGAAAGGAGGATACGGTCGTGGTAGTTGACGGGGCCAACGACCTCAAGCTCTTTGACATCGCCGAGCTCCGGGTGGGCTTTGTCCCTGCCGATGTCGTACGGGACAAGGCAGACGAGGTCATTCCAAGCAAGGACCTTACAATACTCCTGCACCTCCTTCAAAAGAAGTTCGGCAAGGCCGTACTGGTAAACGCAGCAAACAGGCGCTAG
- a CDS encoding VWA domain-containing protein, translating into MSQPYRAAASKRFLYVSADSPEQDRSGDSKSSDQKRQRSAGQHSESDFEKKQRGRDLLNKLLSAAGREALREKTPTLQELEQALQSAASPSTPADLGKSTRSKPLPGDLDDQDKGSGLPFVSFLMQRGYLKDSPKWLSPRGFVGIGNRILGDVMKALKQGDSGLHETQNYGSGSILLDTSKKFEPGDDIRLLNVPRSLLNCIQRTIDSGAPLTTPLQMDVEDFEEYETMQDVRVSVVYCIDLSSTMRYSSMYGDMSRIEAAKRALWSLYLLNRKFFPSDSIYIVGFGALASKIAPMDIPYLKTFEPGSDFLHYTNYQAAFRLASRILQKDGSMNKRIVLVTDGHPSACFISDKIEQDKILSQRPYSHFYTPDRQTLDMVRTSQSMNLDTASGELVYLCYRYRQVDQYIGERTIVEAKRCHSLNIDIDTIMISEEDSLLGYVNEMEKYVKGRSYYINPSDIDRVLLTDYISNKKQKTIRTRGSQW; encoded by the coding sequence ATGTCCCAGCCATATAGGGCAGCAGCAAGCAAGCGGTTCCTTTACGTGTCTGCTGACAGCCCCGAACAGGACAGGAGCGGCGACTCTAAGAGCAGTGACCAGAAAAGGCAGCGCTCTGCAGGCCAGCATTCTGAAAGCGACTTTGAAAAAAAGCAGCGCGGTAGGGACCTTCTGAACAAACTGCTCTCCGCAGCAGGAAGGGAGGCACTCAGGGAAAAGACGCCGACACTGCAGGAACTCGAACAGGCACTCCAGTCTGCCGCGTCCCCGTCAACCCCTGCCGATCTGGGAAAATCCACTCGCTCAAAGCCCCTCCCCGGTGATCTTGACGATCAGGACAAAGGTTCGGGCCTCCCGTTTGTTTCATTTCTTATGCAGAGAGGATACCTGAAGGACTCGCCAAAGTGGCTCAGCCCAAGGGGCTTTGTGGGGATTGGCAACAGGATTCTCGGCGACGTGATGAAGGCACTCAAGCAGGGAGATTCCGGCCTGCACGAGACCCAGAACTATGGCAGCGGCTCCATTCTGCTCGATACGAGCAAAAAGTTTGAGCCTGGCGACGACATCAGGCTACTCAACGTGCCGCGTTCGCTTTTGAACTGCATTCAGAGGACGATAGACAGCGGGGCCCCCCTCACAACGCCCCTTCAAATGGACGTCGAGGATTTTGAGGAGTACGAGACCATGCAAGACGTCAGGGTTTCCGTCGTATACTGCATCGACCTGAGCTCGACCATGCGCTACTCGTCGATGTACGGAGACATGAGCAGAATAGAGGCTGCAAAGCGCGCACTTTGGAGCCTCTACCTCCTGAATCGCAAGTTCTTTCCATCCGATTCAATTTACATTGTCGGCTTTGGCGCTCTTGCCTCAAAAATCGCGCCAATGGACATTCCGTACCTAAAGACCTTCGAACCGGGCTCTGACTTTCTTCACTACACCAATTATCAGGCCGCGTTCAGGCTTGCAAGCAGAATTCTCCAGAAAGACGGCTCCATGAACAAACGCATTGTACTTGTGACTGACGGCCACCCAAGTGCCTGTTTTATCAGCGACAAGATCGAGCAGGACAAGATTCTCTCGCAGAGGCCGTACTCGCATTTTTACACGCCTGACAGACAGACTCTCGATATGGTCAGGACAAGCCAGAGCATGAATCTTGACACGGCTTCAGGCGAGCTCGTCTACCTGTGCTACAGGTACAGACAGGTCGACCAGTACATAGGTGAGCGGACGATAGTAGAGGCCAAGAGGTGCCACTCGCTTAACATCGACATTGACACTATTATGATAAGCGAGGAGGACTCGCTGCTCGGCTACGTAAATGAAATGGAAAAGTACGTGAAAGGTCGGTCGTACTATATCAACCCGTCAGATATTGACAGGGTTTTGTTAACCGATTATATCAGCAACAAGAAGCAGAAAACCATCAGAACCCGGGGCTCTCAGTGGTAG